In Streptomyces sp. NBC_00448, the following are encoded in one genomic region:
- a CDS encoding chloramphenicol phosphotransferase CPT family protein, whose product MRPGRIILLNGTSSSGKSSIARELLAILDGDPYFHFPLDGINAMRAAKEIAPDGLDAVLTRTRMGFHRAVAGMAAGGNDLVVDHVLSEPWRLDDCLTVLTDVEVFLIGVHCPLPELKRREESRSDRPPGLAAYQYTRVHAHGLYDFECDTGTASPRECAELVKEYVESRVACGRPPTAFRRLRAARAARAARSLV is encoded by the coding sequence ATGCGCCCCGGGCGGATCATCCTTCTCAACGGCACGTCCAGTTCGGGCAAATCGAGCATCGCCCGCGAACTGCTGGCCATCCTCGACGGCGACCCCTACTTCCACTTCCCGCTCGACGGGATCAACGCCATGCGTGCGGCCAAGGAGATCGCGCCCGACGGGCTCGACGCCGTACTCACCCGGACCCGGATGGGATTCCACCGCGCCGTGGCCGGCATGGCCGCCGGAGGCAACGACCTCGTCGTCGACCACGTGCTGAGCGAGCCGTGGCGGCTGGACGACTGCCTGACCGTCCTCACCGACGTCGAGGTCTTCCTGATCGGCGTGCACTGCCCGCTGCCCGAGCTGAAGCGCCGCGAGGAGTCCCGCTCCGACCGCCCGCCGGGCCTGGCCGCCTACCAGTACACCCGGGTGCACGCGCACGGCCTGTACGACTTCGAGTGCGACACCGGCACCGCGTCGCCGCGCGAGTGCGCGGAACTCGTCAAGGAGTACGTCGAGTCACGCGTCGCCTGCGGCCGGCCGCCGACCGCGTTCCGGCGGCTGCGCGCGGCCCGCGCGGCACGTGCGGCCAGGTCGCTCGTGTGA
- the rpsO gene encoding 30S ribosomal protein S15, whose translation MSLDVETKKQIIAEFGTKEGDTGSPEVQVALLSRRISDLTEHLKTHKHDHHSRRGLLILVGQRRRLLQYLAKKDITRFRELRERLGIRAGAAGVR comes from the coding sequence ATGTCGCTCGACGTCGAGACGAAGAAGCAGATCATCGCCGAGTTCGGCACCAAGGAGGGCGACACCGGCTCCCCCGAGGTCCAGGTCGCGCTGCTGTCACGCCGGATCTCGGACCTGACCGAGCACCTCAAGACCCACAAGCACGACCACCACTCGCGTCGTGGTCTGCTGATCCTGGTCGGCCAGCGCCGCCGTCTGCTGCAGTACCTGGCCAAGAAGGACATCACGCGCTTCCGTGAGCTCCGCGAGCGCCTCGGCATCCGTGCCGGTGCGGCCGGCGTCCGCTAG
- a CDS encoding polyribonucleotide nucleotidyltransferase, producing MENETHYAEAVIDNGTFGTRTIRFETGRLARQAAGSAVAYLDDDTMVLSATSASKQPKEHFDFFPLTVDVEERMYAAGRIPGSFFRREGRPSEDAILTCRLIDRPLRPSFVKGLRNEIQVVCTIMALNPDHLYDVVAINAASCSTQLAGLPFSGPIGGVRVALIKNQWVAFPAHSELEEAVFDMVVAGRVLDDGDVAIMMVEAEATAHTIKLVEGGVEAPTEEVVAAGLEAAKPFIKVLCKAQSELAAKAAKPTGEFPIFLDYQDDVFEALESAVTGELAQALTIPGKQAREAELDRVKGLAAEKLLPQFEGREKEISAAYRALTKKLVRQRVIRDKVRIDGRGVTDIRTLAAEVEAIPRVHGSALFERGETQILGVTTLNMLRMEQQLDTLAPETRKRYMHNYNFPPYSVGETGRVGSPKRREIGHGALAERALIPVLPTREEFPYAIRQVSEALGSNGSTSMGSVCASTMSLLNAGVPLKAPVAGIAMGLISQEIEGETHYVALTDILGAEDAFGDMDFKVAGTKKFVTALQLDTKLDGIPASVLAAALKQARDARLHILDVMNEAIDVPDEMSPNAPRIISIKIPVDKIGEVIGPKGKMINQIQEDTGADISIEDDGTVLIGATEGSQAEAARATINQIANPTMPEVGERYLGTVVKTTTFGAFVSLMPGKDGLLHISQIRKLAGGKRVENVEDVLGVGAKVQVEIAEIDQRGKLSLIPVIEGEEGDDEKKDESAK from the coding sequence GTGGAGAACGAGACCCACTACGCCGAAGCCGTGATCGACAACGGTACCTTCGGCACCCGCACCATCCGCTTCGAGACGGGCCGGCTGGCCCGCCAGGCTGCCGGCTCCGCCGTGGCCTACCTGGACGACGACACCATGGTGCTGTCGGCGACCAGCGCCTCGAAGCAGCCCAAGGAGCACTTCGACTTCTTCCCCCTCACGGTGGACGTCGAGGAGCGCATGTACGCGGCCGGCCGCATCCCCGGCTCCTTCTTCCGCCGCGAGGGCCGCCCCTCCGAGGACGCCATCCTCACCTGCCGCCTGATCGACCGCCCGCTGCGCCCGTCCTTCGTCAAGGGCCTGCGCAACGAGATCCAGGTCGTCTGCACGATCATGGCGCTCAACCCCGACCACCTCTACGACGTGGTCGCCATCAACGCCGCCTCCTGCTCCACGCAGCTGGCCGGCCTGCCGTTCTCCGGCCCCATCGGCGGTGTCCGGGTCGCGCTGATCAAGAACCAGTGGGTGGCGTTCCCGGCCCACAGCGAGCTCGAAGAGGCCGTCTTCGACATGGTCGTCGCCGGCCGCGTGCTCGACGACGGCGACGTCGCGATCATGATGGTCGAGGCCGAGGCCACCGCGCACACCATCAAGCTGGTCGAGGGCGGTGTCGAGGCGCCGACCGAGGAGGTCGTCGCCGCCGGTCTGGAAGCCGCCAAGCCCTTCATCAAGGTGCTGTGCAAGGCGCAGTCCGAGCTGGCCGCCAAGGCCGCCAAGCCCACCGGCGAGTTCCCGATCTTCCTGGACTACCAGGACGACGTGTTCGAGGCCCTGGAGTCCGCGGTCACCGGTGAGCTGGCGCAGGCGCTGACCATCCCCGGCAAGCAGGCCCGCGAGGCCGAGCTGGACCGGGTCAAGGGCCTGGCCGCCGAGAAGCTGCTGCCGCAGTTCGAGGGCCGCGAGAAGGAGATCTCCGCGGCCTACCGCGCGCTGACCAAGAAGCTGGTGCGCCAGCGCGTCATCCGCGACAAGGTCCGCATCGACGGCCGCGGTGTCACCGACATCCGTACCCTGGCCGCCGAGGTCGAGGCCATCCCGCGCGTGCACGGCTCGGCGCTGTTCGAGCGCGGTGAGACCCAGATCCTGGGCGTCACCACCCTCAACATGCTCCGCATGGAGCAGCAGCTCGACACGCTCGCGCCCGAGACCCGCAAGCGCTACATGCACAACTACAACTTCCCGCCGTACTCCGTCGGCGAGACCGGCCGCGTCGGCTCCCCCAAGCGCCGCGAGATCGGCCACGGCGCGCTCGCCGAGCGCGCCCTGATCCCGGTCCTGCCCACCCGCGAGGAGTTCCCCTACGCGATCCGGCAGGTCTCCGAGGCGCTGGGCTCCAACGGGTCCACCTCGATGGGCTCGGTGTGCGCCTCCACCATGTCGCTGCTGAACGCCGGTGTGCCGCTCAAGGCCCCCGTCGCCGGTATCGCCATGGGCCTGATCTCCCAGGAGATCGAGGGCGAGACGCACTACGTCGCGCTGACCGACATCCTCGGTGCCGAGGACGCCTTCGGCGACATGGACTTCAAGGTCGCCGGCACCAAGAAGTTCGTCACCGCCCTCCAGCTCGACACGAAGCTCGACGGCATCCCGGCGTCGGTGCTGGCCGCGGCCCTCAAGCAGGCCCGCGACGCCCGCCTGCACATCCTCGACGTCATGAACGAGGCCATCGACGTCCCGGACGAGATGTCCCCCAACGCCCCGCGGATCATCAGCATCAAGATCCCGGTGGACAAGATCGGCGAGGTCATCGGCCCCAAGGGCAAGATGATCAACCAGATCCAGGAGGACACCGGCGCCGACATCTCCATCGAGGACGACGGCACCGTCCTGATCGGCGCCACCGAGGGCTCCCAGGCCGAGGCAGCCCGCGCGACGATCAACCAGATCGCCAACCCGACCATGCCCGAGGTCGGCGAGCGGTACCTGGGCACCGTCGTGAAGACCACCACCTTCGGTGCCTTCGTCTCGCTGATGCCCGGCAAGGACGGACTGCTGCACATCTCGCAGATCCGCAAGCTCGCCGGCGGCAAGCGCGTCGAGAACGTCGAGGACGTCCTCGGCGTCGGCGCCAAGGTCCAGGTCGAGATCGCCGAGATCGACCAGCGCGGCAAGCTCTCCTTGATCCCGGTCATCGAGGGTGAAGAGGGCGACGACGAGAAGAAGGACGAGTCGGCCAAGTGA
- a CDS encoding M16 family metallopeptidase, with the protein MTTRSTAVTARPSTKGRAVRTRTLLPGTDGTGTVRRSVLPGGLRVVTETLPTVRSATFGIWAGVGSRDETPVLGGATHYLEHLLFKGTERRSALDISAAIDAVGGEMNAFTAKEYTCYYARVLDTDLPLAIDVVSDMLTGSLIRQEDIDAERGVVLEEIAMTEDDPGDQVHDLFTTALLGDSPLGRPVLGTVETVNGLTRDQVARFYRKHYDPTRLVVAAAGNIDHATVVRQVRRAFERAGALTDADAVPRPPRTGSRTIRGGGRVEILDRRTEQAHVVLGMPGLSRTDERRWALGVLNTALGGGMSSRLFQEVREKRGLAYSVYSYTSSYADCGMFGVYAGCQPRRLPDVLKICRDELHHVAEHGLSDEELRRAIGQLSGSTVLGLEDTGALMNRIGKSELCWGEQLSVDDLLARIAAVTPGEVREVARDVLGQRPSLAVIGPVKEKQAARLHEAIA; encoded by the coding sequence GTGACGACCCGCTCCACCGCAGTGACGGCCCGCCCCTCCACCAAGGGGCGGGCCGTCCGCACGCGGACCCTGCTGCCCGGCACCGACGGAACCGGCACGGTACGCCGTTCCGTGCTGCCCGGCGGCCTGCGCGTCGTCACCGAGACGCTGCCCACCGTGCGCTCGGCGACCTTCGGCATCTGGGCCGGCGTCGGCTCCCGCGACGAGACCCCCGTGCTGGGCGGCGCCACCCACTACCTGGAACACCTGCTCTTCAAGGGCACCGAGCGGCGCAGCGCCCTCGACATCTCCGCGGCGATCGACGCCGTAGGCGGCGAGATGAACGCCTTCACCGCCAAGGAGTACACCTGCTACTACGCCAGGGTGCTCGACACCGACCTGCCGCTCGCCATCGACGTGGTCAGCGACATGCTCACCGGGTCCCTGATCCGCCAGGAGGACATCGACGCGGAACGCGGCGTCGTCCTGGAAGAGATCGCCATGACCGAGGACGACCCCGGCGACCAGGTGCACGACCTGTTCACCACCGCGCTGCTCGGCGACTCCCCGCTCGGCCGCCCCGTCCTCGGCACCGTCGAGACCGTCAACGGCCTCACCCGCGACCAGGTCGCCCGCTTCTACCGCAAGCACTACGACCCCACCCGGCTCGTCGTCGCCGCCGCGGGCAACATCGACCACGCCACCGTCGTCCGCCAGGTCCGCCGCGCCTTCGAACGCGCCGGCGCCCTGACCGACGCCGACGCCGTACCCAGGCCGCCGCGAACCGGCAGCCGTACGATCCGCGGCGGCGGACGCGTCGAGATCCTCGACCGGCGCACCGAGCAGGCCCATGTCGTCCTCGGCATGCCCGGCCTGTCCCGCACCGACGAGCGCCGCTGGGCGCTCGGCGTCCTCAACACCGCGCTCGGCGGCGGCATGAGCTCGCGGCTCTTCCAGGAGGTCCGCGAGAAGCGCGGCCTGGCGTACTCCGTGTACTCCTACACCTCCTCCTACGCCGACTGCGGCATGTTCGGCGTCTACGCGGGCTGCCAGCCGCGCCGCCTGCCCGACGTGCTCAAGATCTGCCGCGACGAACTGCACCACGTCGCCGAGCACGGCCTGAGCGACGAGGAACTGCGCCGCGCCATCGGCCAGCTCTCCGGCTCCACGGTGCTGGGGCTGGAGGACACCGGCGCCCTGATGAACCGGATCGGCAAGAGCGAGCTGTGCTGGGGCGAGCAGCTGTCCGTGGACGACCTGCTGGCCCGGATCGCCGCGGTGACCCCGGGCGAGGTGCGCGAGGTGGCCCGCGATGTACTGGGACAGCGTCCCTCGCTGGCGGTCATAGGGCCGGTGAAGGAGAAGCAGGCCGCGCGACTGCACGAAGCGATCGCGTAA
- the dapB gene encoding 4-hydroxy-tetrahydrodipicolinate reductase, with protein MSKLRVAVIGAKGRIGSEAARSVEAADDLDLVATIGRGDPLEALTDAGAQVAVELTHPDSVLGNLEFCVGHGIHTVVGTTGWTPERLATLRGWLDAAPGTGALIAPNFSIGAVLTMRFAQQAAPWFESVEVIELHHDNKADAPSGTATRTAQLIAAARTEAGLPPQHDPTTHGLDGARGADVDGVPVHSVRLRGLLAHQEVLLGGAGETLTIRHDSLHHSSFMPGILLAVRTVPGVPGLTFGLEHFLADGPAAADGSPATGHQGA; from the coding sequence ATGAGCAAGCTGCGAGTGGCCGTCATCGGTGCGAAGGGCCGGATCGGTTCCGAGGCGGCCCGCTCCGTCGAGGCCGCCGACGACCTCGACCTGGTCGCCACGATCGGCCGCGGCGACCCGCTGGAGGCGCTGACCGACGCGGGCGCCCAGGTCGCCGTCGAACTCACCCACCCCGACTCCGTCCTGGGCAACCTGGAGTTCTGTGTCGGCCACGGCATCCACACCGTGGTCGGCACCACCGGATGGACACCCGAGCGGCTGGCCACCCTCCGCGGCTGGCTCGACGCCGCCCCCGGCACCGGCGCCCTGATCGCCCCCAACTTCTCCATCGGCGCCGTCCTCACCATGCGGTTCGCCCAGCAGGCGGCCCCCTGGTTCGAGTCCGTCGAGGTCATCGAGCTGCACCACGACAACAAGGCCGACGCGCCCAGCGGCACCGCCACCCGCACCGCCCAGCTCATCGCCGCCGCGCGCACCGAAGCCGGCCTCCCACCGCAGCACGACCCCACCACCCACGGCCTCGACGGCGCCCGCGGCGCCGACGTCGACGGCGTCCCGGTGCACTCGGTACGGCTGCGCGGCCTCCTCGCCCACCAGGAAGTCCTCCTCGGCGGCGCCGGCGAGACCCTCACCATCCGCCACGACTCGCTGCACCACAGCAGCTTCATGCCCGGCATCCTGCTCGCGGTCCGCACGGTACCGGGCGTGCCCGGCCTCACCTTCGGCCTGGAGCACTTCCTGGCCGACGGGCCCGCCGCGGCGGACGGCTCCCCGGCCACCGGGCACCAGGGAGCCTGA
- the thyX gene encoding FAD-dependent thymidylate synthase: MSTDPPSTEAAPARFRDDVTVDLVKHSASDSDVLWAARVSTAGEQSLEELAKDPDRSKGLINYLIRDRHGSPFEHNSMTFFISAPIFVFREFMRHRAGWSYNEESGRYRELQPVFYLPGADRKLVQQGRPGKYEFVQGREEQRTAALAVMAESYQQAYAAYQELLAAGVAREVARSTLPVGLFSSMYATCNARSLMHFLGLRTQHELARVPSFPQREIEMVGELMEAEWAKLMPLTHAAFNANGRIAP; this comes from the coding sequence GTGTCCACCGACCCGCCCTCCACCGAGGCCGCCCCCGCCCGCTTCCGCGACGACGTCACCGTCGACCTCGTCAAGCACAGCGCGTCCGACTCCGACGTCCTGTGGGCGGCCCGCGTCTCCACGGCGGGCGAGCAGTCCCTCGAAGAGTTGGCCAAGGACCCCGACCGCTCCAAGGGCCTGATCAACTACCTCATCCGGGACCGCCACGGCAGCCCCTTCGAGCACAACTCGATGACCTTCTTCATCAGCGCCCCGATCTTCGTCTTCCGCGAATTCATGCGCCACAGGGCCGGATGGTCTTACAACGAGGAATCCGGCAGGTATCGCGAGCTTCAGCCGGTGTTCTACCTGCCGGGGGCGGATCGGAAGCTGGTGCAGCAGGGGCGGCCGGGCAAGTACGAGTTCGTCCAGGGGCGCGAGGAGCAGCGGACGGCGGCACTCGCCGTGATGGCAGAGTCGTACCAGCAGGCGTACGCGGCGTATCAGGAGCTGCTGGCGGCCGGTGTGGCTCGGGAAGTGGCGAGGTCGACGCTGCCGGTGGGGCTGTTCTCGTCGATGTACGCGACGTGCAACGCGCGGTCGCTGATGCATTTCCTCGGGTTGCGCACCCAGCACGAACTCGCCCGGGTCCCGTCGTTCCCGCAGCGGGAGATCGAGATGGTCGGCGAGCTGATGGAGGCGGAGTGGGCGAAGCTGATGCCGCTCACCCACGCCGCGTTCAACGCGAACGGCCGAATCGCCCCGTAG
- the dapA gene encoding 4-hydroxy-tetrahydrodipicolinate synthase gives MAPTSTPDAPFGRVLTAMVTPFTADGALDVDGAQRLAAHLVDQGNDGLVVNGTTGESPTTSDDEKDRLVRAVLEAVGDRAHVIAGVGTNDTAHSVTLARQAEQAGAHGLLTVTPYYSKPPQEGLYRHFTAIADATGLPVMLYDIPGRSGVPIDTETLVRLGDHPRIVANKDAKGDLAAASWAIARSDLAWYSGDDMLNLPLLSIGAVGFVSVVGHLVSTELRALLEAYTSGDVAKATEIHQCLLPVYTGMFRAQGVITTKTALALRGLPAGPLRLPLVALGDQETEQLRKDLAAGGVHL, from the coding sequence ATGGCTCCGACTTCCACCCCTGACGCCCCCTTCGGGCGGGTGCTGACCGCGATGGTCACGCCGTTCACCGCCGACGGCGCGCTCGACGTCGACGGCGCACAGCGGCTCGCCGCCCACCTCGTGGACCAGGGCAACGACGGACTCGTCGTCAACGGCACCACGGGCGAGTCGCCCACCACCAGCGACGACGAGAAGGACCGGCTGGTCCGAGCCGTACTCGAAGCGGTGGGTGACCGCGCACACGTCATCGCCGGCGTCGGCACCAACGACACCGCGCACAGCGTCACCCTCGCCCGCCAGGCCGAGCAGGCCGGTGCCCACGGCCTGCTCACCGTCACGCCGTACTACAGCAAGCCCCCGCAGGAGGGCCTGTACCGGCACTTCACCGCCATCGCCGACGCCACCGGCCTGCCGGTCATGCTCTACGACATCCCCGGCCGCAGCGGCGTCCCCATCGACACCGAGACCCTGGTGCGGCTCGGCGACCACCCCCGGATCGTCGCGAACAAGGACGCCAAGGGTGACCTCGCCGCCGCGAGCTGGGCGATCGCCCGCAGCGACCTCGCCTGGTACTCCGGCGACGACATGCTCAACCTGCCACTGCTGTCGATCGGCGCGGTCGGTTTCGTCTCCGTCGTCGGCCACCTGGTCTCCACCGAGCTGCGCGCCCTGCTGGAGGCGTACACCAGCGGCGACGTCGCCAAGGCCACCGAGATCCACCAGTGCCTGCTGCCCGTCTACACCGGCATGTTCCGCGCCCAGGGCGTCATCACCACGAAGACCGCCCTCGCGCTGCGCGGGCTGCCCGCAGGCCCGCTCCGGCTCCCCCTGGTCGCCCTCGGCGACCAGGAGACCGAGCAGCTCAGGAAGGATCTCGCCGCCGGCGGGGTACACCTCTGA
- a CDS encoding ribonuclease J, with the protein MSHPHPELGPPPALAEGGLRITPLGGLGEIGRNMTVFEYAGRLLIVDCGVLFPEEEQPGVDLILPDFTSIRDRLDDVVGVVLTHGHEDHIGAVPFLLREKDDIPLIGSKLTLALVEAKLQEHRIRPYALEVKEGDRERIGPFDCEFVAVNHSIPDALAVAIRTPAGNVVVTGDFKMDQLPLDGRLTDLPTFARLGEEGIDLLLADSTNAEVPGFVPPERDISQVLRQTFAKAEKRIIVASFASHVHRIQQVLDAAHERGRKVAFVGRSMVRNMGIARDLGYLKVPSGLIVDVKVLDDLPDEKVVLVCTGSQGEPMAALSRMANRDHQIRIVEGDTVVLASSLIPGNENAVYRVINGLTRWGANVVHKGNAKVHVSGHASAGELLYFYNICKPRNLMPIHGEWRHLRANADLGMLTGIPKERTVIAEDGVVVDLVKGKAKIVGKVQAGYVYVDGLSVGDITETHLKDRRILGEEGIVSVFVVVDSSTGKIVGGPNIHARGSGIDDDAFAAVIPKIEEGLSRSASDGVMEARQIQQLIRRSVGKWVSDTYRRRPMILPVVVEV; encoded by the coding sequence TTGAGTCATCCGCACCCTGAACTCGGTCCCCCGCCGGCACTCGCCGAGGGCGGTCTGCGCATCACACCGCTCGGCGGCCTGGGTGAGATCGGCCGCAACATGACCGTCTTCGAATACGCCGGCCGGCTGCTGATCGTCGACTGCGGTGTCCTCTTCCCCGAAGAGGAACAGCCCGGAGTCGACCTGATCCTCCCGGACTTCACTTCCATCCGTGACCGGCTGGACGACGTGGTCGGCGTCGTTCTCACCCACGGCCACGAAGACCACATCGGCGCTGTCCCCTTCCTGCTCCGCGAGAAGGACGACATCCCGCTGATCGGCTCCAAGCTCACCCTCGCCCTGGTCGAGGCGAAGCTCCAGGAACACCGCATCCGCCCGTACGCCCTTGAGGTCAAGGAGGGCGACCGGGAGCGGATCGGCCCCTTCGACTGCGAGTTCGTCGCGGTCAACCACTCCATCCCGGACGCGCTCGCCGTCGCCATCCGCACCCCGGCGGGCAACGTCGTCGTCACCGGCGACTTCAAGATGGACCAACTCCCGCTCGACGGGCGCCTCACCGACCTGCCGACCTTCGCGCGGCTCGGCGAGGAGGGCATCGACCTGCTCCTCGCGGACTCCACCAACGCCGAGGTCCCCGGCTTCGTGCCGCCCGAGCGCGACATCTCCCAGGTGCTGCGGCAGACCTTCGCCAAGGCGGAGAAGCGGATCATCGTCGCCAGTTTCGCCAGCCACGTGCACCGCATCCAGCAGGTGCTCGACGCCGCCCACGAACGCGGCCGCAAGGTCGCCTTCGTCGGCCGCTCCATGGTGAGGAACATGGGCATCGCCCGCGACCTGGGCTATCTGAAGGTGCCGAGCGGGCTCATCGTCGACGTGAAGGTGCTCGACGACCTCCCCGACGAGAAGGTCGTCCTGGTCTGCACCGGCTCCCAGGGCGAGCCCATGGCCGCGCTGTCCCGGATGGCCAACCGCGACCACCAGATCCGCATCGTCGAGGGCGACACCGTGGTCCTCGCCTCGTCCCTCATCCCGGGCAACGAGAACGCGGTCTACCGGGTCATCAACGGCCTGACCCGCTGGGGCGCGAACGTCGTCCACAAGGGCAACGCGAAAGTGCACGTCTCCGGCCACGCGTCGGCCGGCGAGCTGCTGTACTTCTACAACATCTGCAAGCCGCGCAACCTCATGCCGATCCACGGCGAGTGGCGCCACCTGCGCGCCAACGCCGACCTCGGCATGCTGACGGGTATCCCCAAGGAGCGCACCGTCATCGCCGAGGACGGGGTCGTCGTCGACCTCGTCAAGGGCAAGGCGAAGATCGTGGGCAAGGTCCAGGCCGGCTACGTGTACGTCGACGGCCTCTCGGTCGGCGACATCACCGAGACGCACCTCAAGGACCGCCGCATCCTGGGCGAGGAAGGCATCGTCTCGGTCTTCGTCGTGGTCGACAGCAGTACGGGCAAGATCGTCGGCGGGCCCAACATCCATGCCAGGGGCTCCGGTATCGACGACGACGCCTTCGCCGCGGTCATCCCCAAGATCGAGGAGGGGCTGTCCCGTTCGGCCTCCGACGGGGTCATGGAAGCCCGGCAGATCCAGCAGCTCATCCGCCGCTCGGTCGGCAAGTGGGTCTCCGACACCTACCGTCGGCGCCCGATGATCCTGCCGGTCGTCGTGGAAGTCTGA